In the genome of Neovison vison isolate M4711 chromosome 3, ASM_NN_V1, whole genome shotgun sequence, one region contains:
- the LOC122902826 gene encoding serpin B8-like isoform X2 produces MDDLYEANGSFAISLLKMLGEEDSSRNVFFSPLSISSALAMVFMGAKGNTAAQMSQALCLNRGGEIHQGFRSLLKEVNKSGTQYLLRTANRLFGEKTCDFLPAFRESCQEFFQAELEELPFAEDTEASRRHINDWVAEKTEGKISEILGAGTVDPLTKLVLVNAIYFKGKWNEQFDRKHTRGMPFKVNQEKKTVQMMFKQAKFKTGYVAEAHTQVLELPYAGQELSLVVLLPDDDTELAVVEKALTYEKFRDWTNPEKMTKDKVQVFLPRLKLEESYDLESFLRSLGMTDAFEEAKADFSGMSAKKNVPVSKVAHKCFVEVNEEGTEAAGATAVVRNARSIRPEPRFCADHPFLFFITHRSTSSILFCGRFCSP; encoded by the exons ATGGACGATCTCTATGAAGCAAATGGCAGTTTTGCCATCAGCTTATTGAAAATGTTGGGTGAAGAGGACAGCTCCCGAAATGTGTTCTTCTCCCCTCTGAGCATCTCCTCAGCCCTGGCCATGGTCTTCATGGGGGCCAAAGGAAACACCGCTGCGCAGATGTCCCAG GCGCTTTGTTTGAACAGAGGCGGAGAAATTCACCAAGGTTTCCGGTCCCTTCTCAAGGAGGTTAACAAGTCTGGCACTCAGTACTTGCTCAGAACTGCCAACAGACTCTTCGGAGAGAAGACGTGTGATTTCCTTCCT GCCTTCCGGGAATCCTGTCAGGAGTTCTTCCAGGCCGAGCTGGAGGAGCTGCCGTTCGCTGAAGACACAGAGGCGAGCAGGAGACACATCAACGACTGGGTGGCCGAGAAGACGGAAG GTAAGATTTCAGAGATCCTGGGTGCTGGGACTGTGGATCCACTGACTAAGCTGGTTCTCGTGAATGCCATCTATTTCAAAGGAAAGTGGAACGAGCAGTTTGACAGAAAGCACACAAGGGGAATGCCCTTTAAAGTCAACCAG GAGAAAAAGACGGTGCAGATGATGTTCAAGCAAGCTAAATTTAAAACGGGGTACGTGGCTGAGGCGCACACACAGGTGCTGGAGCTGCCCTACGCGGGGCAGGAGCTCAGCTTGGTGGTTCTTCTGCCGGATGACGACACTGAGCTCGCCGTG gtgGAAAAAGCACTTACATATGAGAAGTTCAGAGACTGGACAAATCCAGAGAAGATGACTAAGGATAAAGTTCAAGTTTTCCTTCCCCGATTGAAGCTGGAGGAGAGTTACGACTTAGAATCTTTTCTTCGAAGTTTAGGTATGACTGATGCATTTGAGGAAGCCAAGGCAGACTTTTCCGGAATGTCAGCTAAGAAGAATGTGCCCGTGTCCAAGGTGGCACACAAGTGCTTCGTAGAGGTGAACGAGGAGGGCACGGAGGCGGCGGGGGCCACAGCCGTGGTCAGGAACGCTCGGAGCATCAGACCCGAACCAAGATTTTGTGCAGAccaccctttccttttcttcatcacACACCGCAGCACCAGCAGCATTTTGTTCTGTGGCAGGTTCTGCTCTCCATAG
- the LOC122902826 gene encoding serpin B8-like isoform X3, which translates to MPFKVNQEKKTVQMMFKQAKFKTGYVAEAHTQVLELPYAGQELSLVVLLPDDDTELAVVEKALTYEKFRDWTNPEKMTKDKVQVFLPRLKLEESYDLESFLRSLGMTDAFEEAKADFSGMSAKKNVPVSKVAHKCFVEVNEEGTEAAGATAVVRNARSIRPEPRFCADHPFLFFITHRSTSSILFCGRFCSP; encoded by the exons ATGCCCTTTAAAGTCAACCAG GAGAAAAAGACGGTGCAGATGATGTTCAAGCAAGCTAAATTTAAAACGGGGTACGTGGCTGAGGCGCACACACAGGTGCTGGAGCTGCCCTACGCGGGGCAGGAGCTCAGCTTGGTGGTTCTTCTGCCGGATGACGACACTGAGCTCGCCGTG gtgGAAAAAGCACTTACATATGAGAAGTTCAGAGACTGGACAAATCCAGAGAAGATGACTAAGGATAAAGTTCAAGTTTTCCTTCCCCGATTGAAGCTGGAGGAGAGTTACGACTTAGAATCTTTTCTTCGAAGTTTAGGTATGACTGATGCATTTGAGGAAGCCAAGGCAGACTTTTCCGGAATGTCAGCTAAGAAGAATGTGCCCGTGTCCAAGGTGGCACACAAGTGCTTCGTAGAGGTGAACGAGGAGGGCACGGAGGCGGCGGGGGCCACAGCCGTGGTCAGGAACGCTCGGAGCATCAGACCCGAACCAAGATTTTGTGCAGAccaccctttccttttcttcatcacACACCGCAGCACCAGCAGCATTTTGTTCTGTGGCAGGTTCTGCTCTCCATAG